From the Pseudodesulfovibrio indicus genome, the window CGTTGGAGCCGATCAGGGTGCGCCCCACGGCCCAGCCGTCGGCCACGGCCTTCTTCTCCGCCGCCGGGGCGTGGACCATGCACAGATCCACGTCGCGGGCCTGGAGCAGGCTCAGGGATTTGCCGGACCCGGCCTTGACCCAGCACATGGTCGTGCCGTGCTTGGCATTGAAGTTCTCGGCCAGGACCTTGAGCATGCCGAGCTCGCCGGGCGAACCGGTGGCCAGCTTGTAGACCTTGGCGGTGTCGCCGTAGGTCTCGGTGCAGGTGACCTCGCCGGCCTGGGCCGAACCGAGAAGGAGCAGAAACAACAGGGAGATCAAAAGCAGTTTTTTCATAGTCTAACTCCGTAACTGGTTTAAATGACGCCCAGATTACAGATTATCATTATGCACGGCAAGACATATTGATCTTTTCTATGATTCAGCACAAAGACGGCGCGGGCCAACGCAAAAAGCCCGCCGCACGGATTGTGCGGCGGGCTGCAATATTGCGGCGAATTACGGCTATTCCGCGATCTTGTTGACGGCGGTCTGGAGGCGGGCGATGCGGCGCTGGGCCTGGCGGGAATGGATCACATTCTTGCGCGCGGCCTTGTCCAGCACGGAGCTGGCTTCCTTGAGCAGCTCCTGCGCCTTGGTGGTATCCTTTTCCTCGATCGCAAGACGAACGGCCTTCACGGTGTTCTTGATGCGGGTCTTGGAAACACGGTTGCGGGCGCGACGCTTCAAGCTCTGACGATGCCTCTTCATGGCGGACTTGTGATTAGCCAAGGTAATTTCTCCTGATCGATTTGATATCGTAAAAATACGTTTGTTTGTAATTCTTCCCGAAGGGAGAGCCTTTTATATGGACTCTCCTCCCGATGTCAAGCCTTTTCTGATCTGAGGAAACACTGAATGATTCCTCTTTCGGGAAGTGCTGAAGAATTTTTCGCAGCAACGAAGCCAGCGGGCAATTATTCAGTGCTTCCCAACACTATACCTGCAGGGCGTTGAAGTCGGCCAGCCGTCCGAGCCGGTCCACCAGCGCCTTGAGCAGGTTGAGACGGTTCAGCCGCACGTCGGCGGCCTCGCACATGACCATGACGTTGTCGAAAAACCCGTCCACGGCGGGACGCAGCTCGCCGAGCAGGCCGAACAGCCCGTCAAAATCGCCGTTCTCCCAAAGGTCGTCGAAGCGCGGGCCGAGTTCCTCCAGCTTGGTGCCGAAGGCGATCTCGTGCTCGTCCTCGAACAGCTCCGGGTCCACGGCCCCGGTCAGCGGTTCGCCCGCCTCGTCGCCCTGCTTGCGGATGATGTTGGCCGCGCGCTTGAAGGTCAGCACGCTCTGCTCGAAGTCGTCGCGCTTGCTGAACACGGCCAGGGCCGCGAGCCGCGCCTTGAGGGTGCGGATGTCGCTGAATCCCGCGCCGATGGCGGCGTCCACCACGCGGGTGTCTATGCCCTGTCCGGTGAACAGGGCGCGCAGCCGCTGGGCGAAGAACTCCATGAGCTTGTCCAGGGACTCGGCCTGGTCTCCCTTCCATTTCACGCCGGAGTAAGCCTCCTGAGCCCACCTAAGGAAGGTCTCGAGGTCCACGTCCAGCTCGTGCTCCATGATGATCCGGGCGATGCCCAGGGCGCAGCGGCGCAGTCCGTACGGGTCGTTGGCCCCGGTGGGGACCTTGCCCAGGCCGAAGCAGCCGGCCATGGTGTCCGCCTTGTCGGCCATGGAGACCAGTGCGCCGGACAGGGAGGACGGCACCGGGGTGTCGGGACCGGCGGGCAGGTACTGCTCGTAGATGCCCTTGGACACGATCTCGCCCTTCCCGGCGCGTTCGGCGTAGATACCGCCCATCTTGCCCTGCAGCGAGTCGAACTCGATGACCATCTCGGACACCAGGTCCGCCTTGGCCAGACGCCCGGCCAGGGCGTACTTCTCGATCTCGCCCGGCAGGATGGACTTGGACTCGCCCAGGGTCTCGGCCAGCTTGGCGCACAGGGTCTCTATGCGCCGGGACTTGTCGCCCACGGAACCGAGCGGGCCGAGGAAGACCACGTTCTCCAGCTTGTCCAGCCAGGTCTCGAACTCCACCTTGCAGTCCGCCTCCCAGAAGAAGCGGGCGTCTTCCAACCGGGCCTTGAGCACGCGCTCCCACCCCTTCTTGACCAGGGACACGGCGGTGGGCTCCAGGTTCAGGGTGGTCAGGAAGTGCGGCATGAGGTTGCCGTCGGCCCCCTCCACGCCGAAGGACTTCTGGTGGGACTGCATGGAGGTCAGCAGGACCTCGCGCGGCAGTTCCAGATACCGGGGGTCGATGTCGCCGATGAGCGGCTTGGGGTATTCCACGAGGTTGGCCACCTCGTCGAGCAGTCCTTCGTTCCAGACGATCGCGCCGCCGAGCTCGCCGGCCAGCCGGTTGCCCTCGTCCACGATGGTCTTCTTGCGCTCCTCGGGGTCGATGACCACCTTGCACTGGTCGCGGACCACGGAAAAATAGTCGCTGACCGAACCGATGGAGAAGGGGCCGGGGCCCATGACCCGGTGTCCGCGCGTCTCGCGGCCCGAGGTCAGGTTCTCGACGGTGAATTCCACCACCTCGTCGTCCAGCAGGGCCAC encodes:
- the rpsT gene encoding 30S ribosomal protein S20, which encodes MANHKSAMKRHRQSLKRRARNRVSKTRIKNTVKAVRLAIEEKDTTKAQELLKEASSVLDKAARKNVIHSRQAQRRIARLQTAVNKIAE
- the glyS gene encoding glycine--tRNA ligase subunit beta; protein product: MAEFILEIGTEEMPARFVPKLAAELEEAFAKGLAESMVENGGVKCYATPRRITAHVPSLALTQRAEEETVTGPPVRIAFDDAGNLTKAGQGFAKTQGVDESALFKMETGKGEYLAAKKTVGGGKTVDILPSVCIKCIESLSFPKKMHWGNYDFAFGRPVRWLVALLDDEVVEFTVENLTSGRETRGHRVMGPGPFSIGSVSDYFSVVRDQCKVVIDPEERKKTIVDEGNRLAGELGGAIVWNEGLLDEVANLVEYPKPLIGDIDPRYLELPREVLLTSMQSHQKSFGVEGADGNLMPHFLTTLNLEPTAVSLVKKGWERVLKARLEDARFFWEADCKVEFETWLDKLENVVFLGPLGSVGDKSRRIETLCAKLAETLGESKSILPGEIEKYALAGRLAKADLVSEMVIEFDSLQGKMGGIYAERAGKGEIVSKGIYEQYLPAGPDTPVPSSLSGALVSMADKADTMAGCFGLGKVPTGANDPYGLRRCALGIARIIMEHELDVDLETFLRWAQEAYSGVKWKGDQAESLDKLMEFFAQRLRALFTGQGIDTRVVDAAIGAGFSDIRTLKARLAALAVFSKRDDFEQSVLTFKRAANIIRKQGDEAGEPLTGAVDPELFEDEHEIAFGTKLEELGPRFDDLWENGDFDGLFGLLGELRPAVDGFFDNVMVMCEAADVRLNRLNLLKALVDRLGRLADFNALQV